In the genome of Amphiura filiformis chromosome 4, Afil_fr2py, whole genome shotgun sequence, one region contains:
- the LOC140151289 gene encoding tRNA (guanine(10)-N(2))-methyltransferase homolog has translation MRQYLLIFAQEHIGFRLPELRCLLSLLKIKAEYDDRSYDGESPFLPIKLTSEKDAKLLMSRSMLAKSLIELWGHGSSRDEAGKLIESQWQEEWQQYCQEDVSICFRVNPFGKQINIKDKIDIMEEIAKYLPLEGPVKLTNPDQLFHIYEYYGLNPNEAPPMPLKVYVGRWIADGQRHLVHRYSIKKRHFIGNTSMDATLALIMANMANVTPNMVIFDPFVGTGSLLVGAAHFGAFTLGSDINANVIHGKGKTSRNNTPNKFRGDDENIRTNMRMYGLESRYIDVLITDFSKNVWREQPMFDAIITDPPYGLRESTKKVGTEKSYKIREEQVEAHIPATLGYGLGDILTDLLEFAVHFLRLHGRLVYWMPTARSDYTDDMIPHHPCLKLVANSEQILTSMVSRRLITMEKCKNLKDLDGYPVKAAIRDNKYQQPNALRDKVYNTGQSQDSDTELQESTNSQKDENVKNEFEQAPTCR, from the exons ATGAGACAATACCTTTTAATATTTGCTCAAGAACACATCGGTTTCAGACTGCCG GAGCTGAGGTGTCTGTTGTCATTGTTAAAAATCAAGGCAGAATATGATGACAGAAGCTATGATGGAGAG AGTCCATTCCTGCCaattaaactcacttcagaaaaaGATGCAAAGCTTCTTATGAGCCGTTCTATGTTGGCTAAGTCGCTCATTGAATTatggggtcatgggtcatcaagAGACGAAGCAGGCAAACTGATTGAGAGCCAATGGCAAGAAGAATGGCAGCAGTATTGTCAAGAGGATGTCAGCATATGTTTCAGAGTGAACCCGTTTGGCAAACAGATTAACATCAAGGATAAGATAGACATCATGGAG gAGATTGCTAAATACCTTCCACTGGAAGGTCCTGTGAAGCTGACTAATCCTGATCAACTCTTTCATATCTATGAGTATTATGGATTAAACCCAAATGAAGCACCACCAATGcctctcaaagtgtatgtaggcaGATGG ATTGCTGATGGTCAGCGGCACTTAGTCCACAGATATTCCATAAAGAAAAGACACTTTATAGGGAACACCAGCATGGATGCTACACTAGCACTCATCATGGCTAATATGGCTAATGTTACTCCCAACATGGTCATATTTGATCCTTTTGTTGGAACAG GAAGCCTTTTGGTTGGTGCTGCTCATTTTGGTGCATTTACACTAGGCTCTGATATAAATGCCAATGTGATCCACGGCAAAGGGAAAACCAGTAGGAATAATACACCCAACAAATTCAGAG GTGATGATGAGAATATTCGAACCAACATGAGGATGTATGGTCTAGAGAGCCGCTACATAGATGTATTAATCACTGACTTCTCAAAGAATGTATGGAGAGAACAGCCCATGTTTGATGCAATCATCACTGATC CACCTTACGGACTACGAGAATCCACCAAGAAGGTTGGGACAGAGAAATCCTACAAGATCAGGGAAGAACA AGTTGAAGCTCACATTCCTGCTACTCTAGGGTACGGCTTAGGGGACATTCTCACTGACCTACTGGAGTTTGCCGTTCATTTTCTGCGACTACATGGTCGGCTGGTTTACTGGATGCCAACGGCTAGGAGTGATTACACAGATGACATGATACCTCACCATCCATGTCTTAAGCTGGTTGCTAATAGTGAGCAGATACTGACTAGTATGGTTAGCAGGCGACTTATCACAATGGAGAAATGCAAGAATCTTAAG GACCTTGATGGTTACCCAGTGAAAGCAGCTATTAGAGACAATAAATACCAACAACCCAATGCACTAAGGGACAAAGTTTATAATACAGGACAGAGTCAAGACAGTGATACTGAACTTCAGGAATCAACCAACTCTCAAAAGGATGAGAATGTTAAGAATGAATTTGAGCAAGCCCCTACATGCAGGTAG